TTTTTCAGATGGGCCTATGGAAAACAGTGACAATTAAACTATTATCAGGTTAATCTCCCGCCCTATTAGGACTCCATTGCTTCGAACCGTTGCCAATCTTATCTTGCCAGACGCCCAAAATGTTTTACAAAGCAAATAGCTTAAAGGAAACAGCAGTTGAGCCTGAGTATTGCATATGGTATAATCTTACAAAAGATCGTTGTTTCCACCGTTACTATCACTCAGGAGGAGAATAAGATGTCTGGTGAAACCATAAAGATAGAATTTGAATTGCCCAAAGAATTATTCCTTAAAGGACGAGCTGTAACGCAAACATTAATTAAAGCTGAAGCATTGAAAAGGCTGGCTGCAACCTTTTATGCTGACGGTAGTTTATCTTTGGGCAAGGCGGCCCAATTAGCTAATGTATCCAAGCAAGATTTTTTGGATTTTTTGGCAACTCACAATATTCCCCTTAACTACGATGTTCATGAGTTAGAGGATGATCTATCAACAGTCAAGGAGT
This genomic window from Calderihabitans maritimus contains:
- a CDS encoding UPF0175 family protein, coding for MSGETIKIEFELPKELFLKGRAVTQTLIKAEALKRLAATFYADGSLSLGKAAQLANVSKQDFLDFLATHNIPLNYDVHELEDDLSTVKEFLQNESRL